In a genomic window of Wyeomyia smithii strain HCP4-BCI-WySm-NY-G18 chromosome 1, ASM2978416v1, whole genome shotgun sequence:
- the LOC129722514 gene encoding serine-rich adhesin for platelets isoform X1: protein MPVISAYSTSGSSYISPSYRYRSSFSDRKSYTTSSSTSSSSIYRRSSYRYDLPPTSSAYSSYRSDRTTDAELSASLSTLDTKDTAVESSTAPVTTATAATVNSRPSRYSTTYSYSSLSSAPGRDYSTRYSSRSSDTRFKDRDNNCLCTGGAGSSSNYISNLRSTALSGAELYQKYSVSTYKPSSLESRISARTTADSVHKSPTSIVNSTSLKAASPTAVDISKVNSIPAKDKNSNINVAAVISNKNNPTNTSNSLTGVANNPLPGTNCKLTTARNTGTKPENLARFHNSHPETPAGVTGTTVVTTTTTTITTTTSSTSVLLSSSSSSSVLYETAAVGVNLDATRSRKPGSVPAVLKNTLNKLRPSGGKPPVPKSASTSSSSSDLSAAPSGGRKELLGLSSYRNQNFLKHECDLVKRELSKSATEIAFKKGSSQPPNKPVVVGSAASLLSSAVDSKDRSFSILSKLDVSKVRQLLPPVSSSSVVSKTDQPKDHEDDDMKHHQHSNQIATTTTTITTTSNNRSQPSSAKPPFTTFTSISGVELKPIDRPAVSTILQSTQRNDTSLFKSSPLSSNTCTNNTTSTTTTRTTTITTTATTESLTSACMPSSSSTVRTTACTYPTTSRSATDAAMKSLHITTELEESITQATIKLRPTVNGASNGAAGGHRLIATVSSTTDDMTDNDYHHVTATIRIKPKSSISHHSTSSSSNSSTNGSTASINNINNNNNNTNANNGNSQGSSSDDEHEFPNGNVSNHNNSKNNNGVEGAGNEDTSDDDVNEAAVGTNSVEKESKVNDDDRKVSYLRSGTASKSIHSTSPVGYRSRDYDSGLGSYRSGLGNSSSVSASVQKPSYNDRTNGDDSISGGSRKEGLCGLWNIGNTCFMNSVIQCLSHTRELTNFLRMQPTSERGTTKDHKILAEYTKLIKDMWNGINRSVNPSELKYAFSSKHRMYSGSAQQDAQEFLRFFIDSLHSALNVSIKREPISREIEDDDLNNRVKATMMWEWYSKVENSMIKDLFVGLLRSTLKCTVCNSASVTFDPFWDLSLPLPSTNSRCKLENCLDMFVKEEVMDGIDQPTCSKCKTRRKCTKSFTIERFPKYLVIHLKRFSETRWSKLTNVIEFPTGERELNLQPYASEDNTAPVYYSLYGISNHMGSTAGGHYVAVCKHPVSKEWHEFNDNFVSETSEGSLVTSSAYVLFYERA from the exons ATGCCTGTGATATCAGCATATTCGACCAGTGGTAGCAGTTACATCTCTCCGTCGTACCGCTACAGATCGAGTTTTAGCGATCGAAAGAGTTACACTACCAGTAGCAGcactagcagcagcagcatctaTCGGAGAAGTTCGTACCGCTATGACCTGCCGCCTACATCATCCGCCTACTCATCCTATCGGTCGGACCGTACAACAGACGCTGAACTATCGGCCTCACTTTCAACGCTCGACACCAAAGATACTGCAGTAGAATCGAGCACCGCACCTGTCACTACAGCAACCGCAGCCACAGTTAACAGTAGACCCAGCCGTTACTCGACGACCTACAGCTACAGTTCACTTAGTTCAGCCCCCGGCCGAGACTACAGTACACGCTACAGTTCGCGCTCGTCCGATACGCGTTTCAAGGATCGGGACAACAATTGCCTCTGTACCGGTGGTGCAGGATCATCCTCAAACTACATCTCAAACCTTCGCAGCACTGCCCTGAGTGGTGCCGAACTTTATCAGAAATACAGTGTCTCGACCTACAAACCAAGCAGTCTAGAATCTCGTATCAGCGCTCGAACAACGGCCGACTCAGTCCACAAATCACCGACCAGCATCGTGAACAGTACGAGCCTCAAGGCAGCCTCGCCAACAGCAGTGGACATAAGCAAGGTAAACAGCATTCCCGCTAAAGATAAAAATAGTAACATCAACGTTGCCGCCGTTATCAGCAATAAAAAtaatcctactaacactagTAACAGCCTCACTGGTGTTGCCAATAACCCGCTACCAGGCACTAACTGCAAACTTACGACAGCTAGAAACACCGGCACTAAACCGGAAAACCTAGCACGCTTTCACAATAGCCATCCCGAGACGCCAGCCGGTGTAACTGGCACAACTGTTGTCACTACCACAACCACCACAATTACTACCACTACCTCTTCCACATCCGTATTACtgtcatcatcgtcatcatcttCGGTGCTGTACGAAACGGCTGCCGTCGGTGTCAATCTTGATGCGACGCGATCACGCAAACCTGGTTCTGTACCTGCAGTGCTGAAAAACACGCTGAACAAGCTCAGACCATCCGGTGGCAAGCCTCCGGTACCAAAAAGTGCATCCACCAGCAGTAGCTCCAGCGATCTGTCCGCTGCGCCTTCCGGTGGACGCAAGGAGCTGCTTGGTCTGTCCAGCTatcgaaatcaaaattttctcaAGCACGAGTGCGATCTGGTCAAACGCGAACTGAGCAAAAGTGCCACAGAAATTGCTTTCAAAAAAGGCTCTAGCCAGCCCCCGAACAAACCGGTCGTCGTTGGATCTGCAGCAAGCCTGCTGAGCAGTGCAGTCGATTCCAAAGATCGATCCTTTTCCATCCTTTCAAAACTGGACGTTTCCAAAGTgaggcagctcttgccacccgtTTCCAGCTCCAGTGTAGTCTCGAAAACCGATCAGCCCAAAGATCATGAGGATGATGACATGAAACATCACCAACACAGCAACCAGATTGCAACTACCACCACCACCATCACTACTACAAGCAACAACAGATCACAACCATCTAGTGCAAAGCCGCCCTTTACCACTTTTACTAGTATCTCTGGCGTGGAACTAAAACCCATCGATCGACCGGCAGTGTCGACCATTCTGCAGAGTACTCAAAGAAATGATACTTCTCTTTTCAAATCATCTCCATTATCGTCGAATACCTGTACCAACAACACCACCTCCACAACTACAACACGGACTACGACTATCACTACAACTGCAACTACAGAGTCGCTAACAAGTGCTTGTATGCCATCATCATCGTCCACAGTACGCACTACAGCTTGTACTTATCCTACCACTTCTCGTTCCGCCACCGACGCCGCCATGAAATCGCTGCACATCACTACCGAACTGGAGGAATCCATTACACAGGCCACCATCAAGCTGCGTCCGACCGTGAACGGAGCGAGCAATGGAGCCGCCGGAGGCCATCGGCTCATAGCGACCGTGTCCTCCACCACGGACGACATGACCGACAACGATTACCATCACGTAACCGCTACGATACGAATCAAACCAAAGTCTAGCATAAGTCATCATAGCACAAGTAGTAGTAGCAATAGCAGCACCAACGGTAGTACCGCCAGCATAAACAAcatcaataataataacaacaacaccAATGCAAACAATGGCAACAGCCAGGGTAGTAGCAGCGATGATGAGCACGAATTCCCCAACGGGAACGTAAGTAACCACAATAATAGCAAAAACAACAATGGCGTCGAGGGTGCCGGGAACGAAGACACAagtgacgacgatgtcaacgagGCTGCAGTTGGTACCAATTCGGTTGAAAAAGAATCCAAAGTTAACGATGATGATAGAAAAGTTTCTTAC CTGCGTTCCGGTACGGCGTCCAAGAGCATCCATTCGACAAGTCCAGTCGGTTATCGCAGTCGCGACTATGATTCCGGCCTTGGCAGTTACCGGTCCGGGCTGGGCAACTCCAGTTCAGTATCAGCCTCAGTACAAAAGCCCAGCTATAACGATCGAACTAACGGCGATGATTCAATAAGTGGAGGAAGTCGAAAGGAGG gaCTCTGTGGTCTGTGGAATATAGGTAACACCTGCTTTATGAACTCTGTGATACAGTGCCTAAGTCATACCCGAGAGCTCACCAATTTTCTCCGAATGCAACCAACATCGGAGCGTGGTACGACGAAAGATCATAAAATTCTTGCCG AATACACCAAACTAATCAAGGACATGTGGAATGGAATAAATCGCAGCGTCAATCCATCGGAGCTAAAATATGCCTTCTCCAGCAAACATCGGATGTACTCTGGATCGGCCCAGCAGGATGCACAGGAATTTTTGCGGTTCTTCATCGATTCGCTGCACAGCGCCCTGAACGTCTCGATCAAACGGGAACCTATCTCTAGGGAAATCGAAGATGATGACTTGAA CAATCGCGTCAAGGCCACCATGATGTGGGAATGGTATTCCAAGGTGGAGAACTCCATGATAAAAGATCTGTTTGTGGGACTTCTTCGCAGCACCTTGAAGTGCACGGTGTGCAACAGTGCCAGTGTTACGTTCGATCCATTCTGGGATCTAAG TTTACCTCTTCCATCTACAAACTCCCGGTGCAAGTTGGAGAACTGCCTTGACATGTTTGTCAAAGAGGAAGTCATGGACGGCATAGACCAACCTACATGTTCCAAGTGCAAAACCCGGCGAAAGTGTACGAAAAGCTTCACCATTGAACGGTTCCCCAAATATCTCGTGATAC ATTTGAAACGCTTCTCGGAAACCCGGTGGAGCAAGCTAACCAACGTGATTGAGTTTCCAACCGGCGAACGGGAGCTCAATCTGCAGCCTTACGCTTCCGAAGACAATAC